The DNA sequence TTCTGAATCGCAGGCGATGGAGAGAATAGTAAAATCAAGCCGCGAATTTGAAGAAATTGCCGATAACGGGGGTAGATTCAACAGGTCAACGCAACATACTCGCCTCAAGCACTTGAAAGTTGGAGGAGGCGAAAATGGCTCGAACGGGGCGTCGTGGTTTTTCGGATTTTGAGCAAGCGGAGATTTGGCGAGGTTGGAAGAGCGGGAGAACGCTCAGGAGTATCGGCCGCTCACTGGGTTGGTCGGACATGCACGTGCGGAACCTCGTGTCAGCAAGCGGAGGGTTCGCTCCACCGCCACGCCGCCGCTCGAGTCGGGTGCTATCACGCTCAGAGCGCGAGGAGATCTCTCGTGGCATCGCAGCAGGCGATTCCATGCGAACCATTGCGGCTGCCCTCGAGCGGGCTCCGTCTACCGTAAGTCGAGAGATTGCGCGCCACGGCGGCAGAGACGCGTATCGGGCAGATGCAGCGGACAGTTCCGCTTGGGCTTTCGCGCGTCGTCCCAAGCGCTGTCGGCTCGGGGCGCATGGCCGCCTTCGCGGCATCGTGACGAGGAAGTTGCGGCTGTGGTGGTCGCCGGAGCAGATATCAGGATGGTTGAAGGAGGAGTATCCTGATGTCGACGATATGCAAATTTCTCACGAAACGATCTATCGAAGCCTATTCATCCAAGCCCGAGGTGTGCTCAAGAAGGAGCTCCGAGAGCACTTACGAACGAGGAGGACGATACGGCGATCCCGACACGCCACGTTGCGCAAGCAATCGCGTGGTCGCATCGTCGATGCCATCTCGATTAGCGAGCGCCCAGCTGAGATCGAAGATCGGGCGGTTCCAGGGCATTGGGAGGGGGATCTGATCGCGGGCACGAAGCAGTCCTATGTCGCAACCCTTGTCGAGCGACATTCACGCTTCGTGATGCTGGTCAAGGTGGAGGGCAAGAGTTCCCCGGCCGTGGTGAAGGCTCTGATCAAACAGGTCCGACATCTTCCAAGGGAGTTGATGAAGTCCCTCACATGGGACCGAGAGCTAGAGATGGCTCGTCACAAGGAGTTCACGATTGCCACCAATGTTGAGGTCTACTTCTGTGATCCCCGAAGTCCGTGGCAACGCGGGACAAACGAAAACACCAACCGACTGCTTCGGCAGTATCTGCCAAAGCAGTCGGACCTTGCAGAGCATTCACAGGCAAAACTCAACAAGATCGCCCGTCAGCTCAACCAACGGCCGCGGAAGACCTTGGAGTTTAAATGCCCTGCAGACAAGC is a window from the Myxococcales bacterium genome containing:
- a CDS encoding IS30 family transposase produces the protein MARTGRRGFSDFEQAEIWRGWKSGRTLRSIGRSLGWSDMHVRNLVSASGGFAPPPRRRSSRVLSRSEREEISRGIAAGDSMRTIAAALERAPSTVSREIARHGGRDAYRADAADSSAWAFARRPKRCRLGAHGRLRGIVTRKLRLWWSPEQISGWLKEEYPDVDDMQISHETIYRSLFIQARGVLKKELREHLRTRRTIRRSRHATLRKQSRGRIVDAISISERPAEIEDRAVPGHWEGDLIAGTKQSYVATLVERHSRFVMLVKVEGKSSPAVVKALIKQVRHLPRELMKSLTWDRELEMARHKEFTIATNVEVYFCDPRSPWQRGTNENTNRLLRQYLPKQSDLAEHSQAKLNKIARQLNQRPRKTLEFKCPADK